In one Deinococcus humi genomic region, the following are encoded:
- a CDS encoding GTP-binding protein: MAKGTFERTKPHVNIGTIGHVDHGKTTLTA; this comes from the coding sequence ATGGCAAAAGGAACGTTTGAGCGCACGAAGCCGCACGTGAACATCGGGACCATCGGTCACGTGGACCACGGCAAGACCACCCTGACCGCCG